One segment of Triticum aestivum cultivar Chinese Spring chromosome 2A, IWGSC CS RefSeq v2.1, whole genome shotgun sequence DNA contains the following:
- the LOC123189749 gene encoding probable inactive dual specificity protein phosphatase-like At4g18593, translating to MEANQPQGFGVEQKSGPEQTDEMLGSQVNQKFTEMSLDDAAVEAGIFQEKQDDPEARLEVHQKFAEMCLDTAMGTDINQEKQSDQEARSEADQKPAETIRQCTVVESNVKPEEQQAAANPGVIYRCKKCRRMVATQEYVVTHEVGLGEAGFLKRRNDADEKKPECSACIFVEPMKWMQAVEEGYVSNKLWCMGCKTRLGSFDWAGMQCCCGAWVIPAFQLLKSRIDESHM from the exons ATGGAAGCAAATCAGCCACAAGGATTTGGAGTTGAACAGAAGTCAGGACCAGAGCAAACTGATGAGATGCTAGGATCACAGGTTAACCAAAAGTTCACGGAAATGTCCCTAGACGACGCTGCTGTGGAAGCTGGCATTTTTCAAGAAAAGCAAGATGATCCAGAGGCAAGATTGGAGGTTCATCAGAAGTTTGCTGAAATGTGCCTAGACACTGCTATGGGAACTGATATTAACCAAGAAAAGCAATCTGATCAAGAGGCAAGATCGGAGGCTGATCAAAAACCTGCAGAAACTATCAGGCAGTGCACAGTTGTGGAATCCAATGTTAAGCCAGAAGAGCAGCAGGCTGCTGCTAATCCAGGTGTCATTTACCGCTGCAAAAAGTGTCGGAGGATGGTAGCAACACAAGAGTACGTCGTCACGCACGAGGTAGGCCTAGGAGAGGCAGGCTTCTTAAAGCGCAGAAACGATGCGGATGAGAAGAAGCCTGAATGCAGTGCCTGCATCTTCGTGGAGCCCATGAAGTGGATGCAGGCTG TGGAAGAGGGGTACGTTTCGAACAAGCTGTGGTGCATGGGATGCAAGACCCGGCTGGGATCGTTCGACTGGGCAGGCATGCAGTGCTGCTGCGGAGCGTGGGTGATCCCGGCTTTCCAGCTGCTCAAGAGCAGGATCGACGAGTCTCACATGTGA